The DNA sequence GAGCAGAACACCGAACCAGATGAAGCTACAGATGATGACCGTTCCGAGATAATCGTATGCGTCGCCGAATGACTTCCGTATCGTCTTCCAGAATCCTGGCATGCTAACCTCTGAACAGATGGCGGCCGTGCTTCTGCGCCGACCGATGAGCCTATCCGCCGGCGCAGAAGCACGGCCGCAAGACTAGCGAGCGGCTATCTGCACTTTGATCGCTCGAGCGCCGGAGGCGGTCTCGAGCGCCTTCGCGGCCTCATCGAGTCCGAACCGATGCGTGACCAGCGGGCGAACGCTGACTGCCCCGGATGCAAGCATCTCGACGGCACGCGCATGGGTGAACGGGTTTACGAACGACCCGACGATGGACAGCTCTCGGTAGAAGACATCGTAGGGCGAGATGCGCACGGTTTCGTGCTGGCTGACAACCCCGAACTGGAGTATCGTTCCGCCCCTCCTCGCAAGCTTCGGCGCCGTCTCGGCCGTGCGCGGTAGACCTGCGCACTCGATGACGACATCCGCGCCGCGATCCGTGAGTTGAAAGACCTCCTCCACGACATCGCGGCTCGTCGGGTCAATGCAGGCACTCGCCCCAAGTTCGGACGCGAGTCGGCGTTTCGTTTCGTCCGGCTCGCTAACGAGTACCCTCGCGCCCGCGGCCCGGGCCAATTGCACCATCAGCAGGCCGATCGAGCCGGCGCCGAGTACCACCGCAACGCGCCCCGGAATCAAGTCCGCCCGGTCGAGACCATGGATGCAGCAGGCCAGCGGCTCCGCGAACGCCGCGTCGTCGAGGCTCACACTGTCGGGCACCCTGTACACCTGCGATGCCGGAACCCGGCAGTACTCGGCAAAACCGCCGTCGTAGTTGACACCGACGGCGGTGAGGTTCTCACACAGATGAACCTCGCCGTCGGCACAGAAACTGCAGGTATGACAGACAATGTTGGGGTCAATCGTTACGCGGTCCCCGACGCCTACACTTGTCACCTCCGGGCCGACATCCGCTATCTCGCCCGAAAACTCGTGACCGGGCACGACGGGAAATCTCACGATGTGTTCGCCCGCGAAGATGTGCATATCCGTGCCGCAGACGCCGCACGCGTGAACCTTCACCAGCACGTCGC is a window from the Armatimonadota bacterium genome containing:
- a CDS encoding zinc-dependent alcohol dehydrogenase family protein, whose amino-acid sequence is MKAVVFIEPRRLIVEERPVPEIGSGDVLVKVHACGVCGTDMHIFAGEHIVRFPVVPGHEFSGEIADVGPEVTSVGVGDRVTIDPNIVCHTCSFCADGEVHLCENLTAVGVNYDGGFAEYCRVPASQVYRVPDSVSLDDAAFAEPLACCIHGLDRADLIPGRVAVVLGAGSIGLLMVQLARAAGARVLVSEPDETKRRLASELGASACIDPTSRDVVEEVFQLTDRGADVVIECAGLPRTAETAPKLARRGGTILQFGVVSQHETVRISPYDVFYRELSIVGSFVNPFTHARAVEMLASGAVSVRPLVTHRFGLDEAAKALETASGARAIKVQIAAR